A genomic window from Pagrus major chromosome 23, Pma_NU_1.0 includes:
- the gng13b gene encoding guanine nucleotide-binding protein G(I)/G(S)/G(O) subunit gamma-13b, with translation MDEMDLPQMKKEVESLKYQLAFKREKSSKTVTDLVKWIEDGVPEDPFLNPELMKNNPWVEKGKCILL, from the exons ATGGATGAGATGGACCTGCCCCAGATGAAGAAGGAGGTGGAGAGCCTCAAGTACCAGCTGGCCTTCAAACGAGAGAAGTCCTCCAAAACAGTCACTGA CTTGGTGAAGTGGATAGAGGACGGCGTCCCAGAGGACCCCTTCCTGAACCCGGAGCTGATGAAGAACAACCCCTGGGTGGAGAAAGGAAAGTGCATCCTTCTTTAG